cttggtcagtctagctaatgGTGTGTCAATTCTGTTGGtctttttgaagaaccagcttttggttttattgatatttttttccctgttgtttttccattctctgttttatttatctctagtgtgatgtttattatttctttccatctacttgttttaggtttaatttgctctttttctagtttcttagggtagaaagttaggttattgattttaaaatctttcttcatTTAGGTGTTTATGGCTACTTTTGAGCACTGCTTAAGCTGTATCTCATAAAGTGTTGGTatattgtgttttccttttcattcatctcaaagtatttttcttatttcccttgtGATGTCTTCTATGACTCATTGGCTACTGAGGAATGTCTTTTGTGTTTTATCtgtcatatttattaaatacttattatgTACTAAGGTAAAATATGACAGAGTCCTTGGTGCTTACTTTCTAAAAATCATGACCTTTAGTTTTAGCTTATCTCAAAGGAGAACGTGTTAAAAACAGATAGTTAACAGAAAAGTAGGACCTTCATTCTTACTTTAACGTTTTTAACATATAATGAAGACAGAGTTAGAATTGCAGAGGCCCTGCTGAAATCTAACATCTCTAATATCCTACCTTTGTGAAAGAAGTTCCCTGTGCAGGGCAAGACAAAATCAATGGCTGGCAGGTTGCTTTTCTTGGTGGTGTGGGTTAGGGAGACAGGCCTTGTGAGTGTTTCCCTTAGGACCTTTTCTCTGCAGCTCACAAATGTGTTTTcgggaggaagaggaggtaaaATAGCTGATAAAGAGGTACCTTGTTACAAAAACAGctatttaaattttcatgtggCCCTATGTCGGTAGAAATAAAActacaacagaaaaaaagttaaattggaggattattttcatagttttctttttggcGTTTGTGTTGGTGTGTAAAAATCAGTACTTTCATTTAGCCACATTAATGTGCTTCCTCACAGAATAAGAGAGAGCAAGGGGACAATGTGGTTATCACTGAGTTTGTGAAAATTCTAAGAAACATTGGTAAGACTAATTTTTGGCTCAGACATATTTAAGGAATTTGTGGGGTTGATTTCAGTTTTAGTTTCTggttcctcatttcttttcttttttctttttttttaaatacagcatgtatttcttttttttttaattaattaattaatttattttggctgcgctgagtcttagttgcggcatgcaggatctttagttgtgtgatgcgaactcttagttgcggcatgcatgtgggatctagtcccctgaccagggatcgaacctgggcctcctgcattgggagtgtggagtcttagccactggactaccagggaagtcccctggttcCTCATTTCTTATTAACTTCCCTTATCCGTTCCCCAATCTTTATGGCTCATGAAATATGTAAAGTTCAGTTGTTCAGGTAACTAGTATACTAACCTATATTTGTATAATAcgctttttttttctaacaaagtGCTCTCatacattattttacttaagATTTATAATAATCCTGTGATGTGTTGCACTTTCTTGAAAACTGGCACACTAATCAGATTTTAGCTGACACCAAAAGCCAATAATTCAGGCTATTACTGAGGAAAAATTAAGCTAGAGAAGTGGTGGTTATGTggtcttaaatataattttacagatgacataaAATGCAGGAGCCCTGGATTCATTTACTGTgcctttctaatttaaaaaaaggaataaaatagttccagtttaaatattttgctacCATGAAAGCTAAACAAAGGGTTATaccttttgtttgatttttatgaCTATGCTAGGTTTGTGTAAAAAATCAgtgaagtgggcttccctggtggcgcagtggttgggaatctgcctgccaatgcaggggacatgggttcgagccctggtctgggaggatcccacatgccgcggagcaactgggcccgtgagccgcaattactgagcctccgcatctggagcctgtgctccgcaacaagagaggccgcgatagtgagacgcccgcgcaccgcgatgaagagtggcccctgctggccgcaactggagaaagcccctgcacagaaacgaagacccaacacagccatataaataaataaaaagggcttccctggtggcgcagtggttgagaatccgcccgccaatgcaggggacacgggttcgtgccccggtccgggaagatcccacatgccgcggagcaactaggcccgtgagccacaactactgagcctgcgcgtctggagcctgtgctccgcaacgggagaggccgcaacgggagaggccgcaacgggagaggccgcaacgggagaggccgcgacagtgagaggcccgcgcaccgcgatgaagagtggcccccgctcgccgcaactgcagaaagccctcgcacagaaacgaagacccaacacagccaaaaataaataaataaataaatttataaaacaaataaataaataaataaataaataaatttaaaaaaataaataaattaaaaaaaaaaaacaaaacttgcttcctttttaaaaaaaaaaaaaatcagtgaagtcTGTGCAGTACACTGTGTCCTCTTGCTGGCTTCTCAAAGGCAGCTATTCCTGAATTCCATTcctgaattaattaaaaacagcAATATATAAGGTATTGGATTATAGTGAGTGGTATGTTCCTGATGACTCATTTTACTACATAAAGAATAGGTGTGATTACCTTTTATTTCACTATAGACATGAGTTTAGGCTAtaaatatattgctttttaaagactGTATCAATAGCAAATACACTTTGTTTTAATCTAGGGtgatttcaaaatactttattaaaattgtGCAGTTGATACAATATaggcataatttaaaatttagccCATAGTAATATTTGGATCAACTAGTTATCCTTCCAGTGCTAATCAtatatttgattttgaaaaaacatttcctgaggtatatattattatattggaATCAAAACGTGATGATACAGAATAGGAAAGCTTTGAAAGACcagtttttgaaaagttaaaactaATTTGGGAGTAGTACTGAAGCAGCTAGCTTTTAAGATGGTGGTGGAAAGGATTTTCTTCCTGAGACTCAGAGTATTCAGTCTCATTTCAGAGCCCCCCCTATAAAATGCTAGGTGCAGCGGTTAGCCATCTTGTTATGACACAGTTTCTGGTAAATGTAGCTGATTAACATTTGAAGTTTGGTTTTCCTGACCTAACCATGATACCAAGTAAAGATCTGATCTTTGTAGGGTACTGGGCATTGTTGGTTTATGGTATTAATAGTGAttccaaacacacaaacaaattaGAGTTTTTATATCCACATGGAGATTGATCCTTTTAGTTTTGTTACCTGGTAAGACTTCTACATTTATTCCAATGATTTGCCAGTGTTTGAGTTTTGCATCTTCTCTTTTAGAATTGCCTTTAAAGCCTCAACAATATTCCTTTCAGTATACTAAAGTAGTGACATTTTTATTCTCTGAGGGTAATTTTCAGAAAGACCTAGACATCATTTGGAACCTCGTCAGGTAAACAAAGTGGACCATCAGATTGGGAATTTAAAGAATAACGTATCATTCGAAAGTAATACGGCAAAGTAATATTGTGTTGTGGCTTGTAAGAAACTGGCTCCAAAAGCAGCTTCCAAGAAAGCTTATTCATTGGAATAAATTTACCCCTTTCAAAGTGACTCCTTTAAAGGAAATTCATTTGATGTATAAGTTcagtttcatgtattttaaaattcgtCATCTTTATCTCATAGTTACATCTTATATAAGAACTTGGGGAGGTTCCAAAGCTAAACAGTGAAGAAGATTAAATTACTCTGGCAGTCACCAAAAAACTGTGCCTATGCAGGTAAATGAATAACAGGGATATTGAGAAGATGTCTCTGACACCAGTGGGAGCAGGTAGAAATCTCCTGAGACAGTCTAGGGTTATAATTATAGACTTCTAAAGGCAGGAGACAATTATCCTGAAGATTTCAGGGACTTCTGTGTGTTCCTTTGGGCTCAACAAATTTGAAGAGGGAATTGATAGCCAAATTGTTTaggattcttatttatttatttatacacataattttatatacaaattttatgtttttctaattgtaaatatttaaaaatcataaaaaaatacagatgagaaaaaagctCTTTATAATCACACCTATCAGAAATCCtcactgaccttttttttttaatagatctttcttggagtataattgcttcccAATACCTtgctagtttctgttgcacaacaaagcgaatcagctatatgcatacatatgtccccatatcccctccctctcaccctccctatcccacccctctaggtggtcacaaagcaccgagctgatctccctgtgctatgcagctgcttcccactagctagctattttacctttggtagtgtatatgtcgaTGCTGCTCTcacttcgccctcccaccccatgtcctcaagtccattctctgtgtctacctctttattcctgccctgcaactagctTCATCagtccccctctttttttttttttttttttagattccatatatgtgttagcgtacggtatttgtttttctctttctgacttacttcactctgtatgacagactctaggtccatccacctcactacagataactcagtttcatttctttttctggctgagtaatatttcattgtatatatgtgccacatcttcttcatccattcatctgttgatggacatctgggttggttccatgtcttggctattgtaaatagtgctgcagtgaaattgtggtgcatgtctgtttttgaattatggttttctcagagtatatgcccaggggtggaattgcttggtcgtatggtagttctatttttagttttttaaggaacctccatactgttctccatagtggctgtatcaatttacattcccaccaacagtataggagggttcctttttcaccacaccctttccagcatttatcatttttctagcttttttgataatggccattctgaccggcgtgaggtgatacctcattgtagttttgatttgcattactctaataattagtgatgttgagcatcttttcatgtgcctcttggccatctgtctgtcttccttggtgaaatgtctatttagatcttcctccatttttaactggattgtttgtttttttgatattgagttctatgagctgtttgtatattttggagattaatcctttgtctgttgtttcatttgcaaatattttctcccattctgagggttgtctttctgtcttgtttatggtttcctttgctgtgcaaaagcctttaattaagtcccatttgtttatttttgtttttatttctgtaactgtaggaggtgggtcaaaaaagatcttgctgtggtttatgtcaaagagtgtttttcctatgttttcctctaaaagtattattatagtgtctggtcttacatttaagtctttaatccatttggagtttatttttgtgtatggtgttagggagtgttctaatttcattcttttacacgtagctgtccagttttcccagcaccacttattgaagaggctgtcttttctccgttgtatgttcttgactcctttgttgtaaattaggtgcccatatgtgcgtgggtttatctctgggtattctatcctgtaccattgatctatatttctgtttttgtgccagtaccatactgtcttgattactgtagctttgtggtatggtttgaagtcagggagtcctccaactccatttttctttctcgagattgctttggctatttggggtcttttgtgtttccatacgaattctaagattttttgttctaattctgtgaagaatgccattggtagtttgatagggattgcactgaatctgtagattgctttgggtagtgtagtcgttttcataatattgattcttccaacccaagaacatggtatatttctccatctgtttatgtcatctttgatttctttcatcagtgttttatagttttctgagtacaaatcTTTCGCCTCCTtaagcaggtttattcctagatatattattcttttgttgcagtggtaaatgggagtgtttccttaatttctctttctgattttttgttgctggtgtataggaatgccagagatttctgtgcattaattttgtatcctgcaaccttaccagattcattgattagttctagtagttttctggtggcatctttaggattttctatgtatagtatcatctcatcggcaaatagtgacagttttatgtcttcttttccaatttgtattccttttatttcttcttctctgattgctgtgctaggacttccaaaattatgttgaataagagtggcaagagtggacatccttgtcttgttcctgatcctagtggaaatgctttcagtttttcaccattgagtgtgatgcttgctgtgggtttgtcatatatggcctttattatgttgaggtaggttccctctatgcccattttctggagagtttttatcataaatgggtgttgaattttgtcaaaagctttttctgcatctattgagatgatcatatagtttttattccttgatttgttaatgtggtgcatcacattgattgatttgcatctatggaagaatccttgcatccctgagataaatcccacttgatcatggtgtatgatccttttaatgtgctgttggattctgtttgctagtatcttgttcaggatttttgcatctatgttcatcagtgatattggtctataattttctttttttgtggtatctttttctggtttggctatcagggtgatggtggcttcatagaatgaatttgggagtgtttctccctctgcaattttttggaagagtttgagaaggatcggtgttagctcttctctaaatatttgatagaattcgcctgtgaagccatctggtcctggacttttgtttgttggaagatttttaattacagtttcaatttcattacttgtggtaggtctgtttatattttctaattcttcctggttcactcttggaaaattgtacctttccaagaatttgtccatttcttcgtggttgtccattttattggcatatagttgtttgtagtagtctcttataatcctttgtatttctgcagtgtcagttgtgatttttccgttttcatttctaattttattgatttacgtcctctccctttttttcttgatgagtctggctaagggtttatcagttttgtttatcttctcaaagaaccagcttttagttttattgatctttgctattgttttcttcatttctgtttcatttatttctgctctgatctttatgatttctttccttctactgactttgggttttctttgttcttctttctctagttaagtgtagggttagtttgtttatttgagatttttcttgtttcttgaggtgagattgaattgctatcaacttccctcttagaactgcttttgctgcatcccataggttttgggttgacatgttttcgttgtcatttgtttctatgtattttttaatttcttctttgatttcttcagtgatctcttggttatttagtatcagTTAGATCTCTCTTGTCTgtggtgtcatttaaagcttgtgtttccatattattttctgtttggatgatctgtccattggtgtaagtgggattttaaagtcccctactattattgtgttactgtcgatttctcctttcatggttgttagcatttgccttatgtattgcggtgcttctgtgttgggtgcataaacatttataattgttatatcttcttcttggattgatcctttgatcattatgtagtgtccctccttatctcttgtaacagtcttttttaaagtctattttatctgatacgagtattgctattccagccttcttttgatttcatttgcatggagtatctttttccaaccgtttactttcagtctgtatgtgtccctaggtctgaagtgagtctcttgtagacagcatatatatggttcttgtttttgtatccattcagccagtctgtgacttttggttggggcatttaatccatttacattcaaggttattattgatatgtatgttcctattaccatttacttaattgttttgggtttgtttttgtgggtctttttcttctcttgtgtttcccgcttagagaagtttctttagcatttgttgtaaagctggtttggtggtgctgaattctcttagcttttgcttgtctgaaaagcttttgacttcttcatcgaatctgaatgggtagagtaatcttgctgggtagagtaatcttggttgtagattttcctctttcatcactttaagtatatcctgccactcccttctggcctgcagagtttctgctaaaaaatcagctgataaccttatggggattcctttgtatgttatttgttgtttttcccttgctgcttttaatattttttctttgaatttaatttttgttagttcgattaatttgtgtcttggtatatttttcctagggtttatcctgtatgggactctctgtacttcctggacttgggcgaccatttcctttcctggttagggaagttttcaactataatctcttcaaatattttctcagaccctttctttttctcttcttcttctgggacccctataattcgaacgttggtgtgtttagtgttatcccagaggtctctgagattgtcttcaattcttttttctttattctgctcctcggcagttatttctaccattttgtcttccagttcatttattcattcttctgcctcagttattctgttattgattccttctagtgcatttttcatttcagttattgtgttgttcatctgtgtttgttctttagttcttctagatctttgttaaacatttcttgtatcttctcaatctgtgcttccattctatttccgagattttggatcatctttactgtcgttactctgaattttttttcaggtagattgcctatttcctcttcatttatttggtcttgtaggtttttaccttgctccttcatctgtgacatatttttgtgccatctcatttttttttttaatgtgtgggaTTGTGTTCTtatcttactggttgtttggcctgaggcttccaacactggagcttgtaggctattgggtagagctgggtcttggtgctgagatgaggaactctgtgagacctcactccaatgagtattccctggggtctgaggttctctgttagtccagtggtttggactcggagctcccactgcaggagcttcccCCCGACTCTGGGCTCACAaatcaagatcccgcaagccacgtggggtggcaagaaaaaaaaaaaggagaaaaataataaagtaaaaaataaaattagactaagaaactaacagatatgttagaaagaatgtaaaagtaaaaatataggtATGTCAGTAACCGGAAGGTatatcagtaccacaatagtaaaagagaggaggagggaaagggaaaaaaaagggggaaggggaggccttggctgtggagggcagggcctaaaCAAGGGCGAgttttgggtggtgggtggggctaatgctcaggacccacagggctggaaaaggccctgggcgctgttgggggtggggcttaggctcaaggaacagaaggggcccaggcgtgccccccaccccagcctcagagggcaggggacctcacttgggagcccagcaggctccctgggcccgaGTGAGCAGGGCGAtggccctccgctcctctcctgctcttcttGGAAGaatccctcccacctgcctctcctgatcctcctggcctcaggggcgctgatcctgtctggcctccacttctcctacCCCCTCGGTTTCCCTAcgtcctaccagttcactttggggttcctcccgtctcttTGGGGGTCAGAGTCTTCCCTCACCAGTGGCCGtcaggcgccctagttgtggggagatactAACCCcgcatcttcccacactgccatcttgactcctccctgCCACTGACCTTTTACGATCCTTTCTTCTATGTGTTGTTTTATAAGATTGAGATCATACTGAACTtacaattttcaatattttttttttacttattacttAAGTCAATAAAAATTCTAtgtgaacaaaatatttaatggcaatcttttagttttttattatcTAGCTACATATGGTTCATAAAGTTTACTGTTAAGCTCTGtaaagtttattattaaaaaaagtttattactgaagaaataatgaaaacttaTATTATGCCTTCTCTCACATTCATGGTATCAAaagtatcagaaaaagaaattatgaagcAAAGACTCATAAGGCGTTTGATGGGATTATGCTTTCTTAGTTCCACAGGCTccatttatttgttatttgtaaatgttttccttGCTAATATGCAGCCGCAGCCACTTTCCTAGACCcagaactaggaaaaaaattaactgctTCTCTCTCTTGCTGAAGGTGGTTGGAGGTAAAGTGAAGAAGCCCGGCAAACGTGGTCGAAAGCCAGCCAAAATTGACTTGAAGGCAAAGCTCGAGAGGAGCCGGCAGAGTGCAAGAGAATGCCGAGCCAGAAAAAAACTGAGATATCAGTATTTGGAAGAGTTGGTATCCAGTCGGGAAAGAGCCATTTGTGCCCTCAGAGAGGAACTGGAAATGGTAAGAAAGTCTGTCAATAAACGCATGAAACAATCAACCTAAGCTATATTTAAACATGAAGATACCAGTTTTTAGCTATCCAGTTGACAAACACGGGAAAGCATATTAATCTGTTAGCCAGCACATAGGCAAATAAGCATTtccatacattgctggtgggagtggaaAGTGACTATTCCTTTAAGGAATTGtttatgacagaaaaaaaaatcgaAAATAACCAAAATGTTCAACAGTAGGGGATTGGTTAAATTATACTGCATTCATGTATTGGACTACTTTGCAGCCCATGAAAATCACAGTGCACATGTATATTTACTGATGTAGAAAGACACTTACAAGATATtgctaagtggaaaaagcagTATAACAGTATGTAGCAATATGCATAGTGTGATACTATTTGGCctggttttattcattcattcattcagacttTAGGTAGTAGCTGTAGACATATAAAAGAGAATAGGTAAAAGGGAACAGAAACCCCGTTAGTACTGTGAGCTCAGGGGAGGAGGTGACAGGttggaaaagagagagataatACTAACATGATCATTACAAAACTGGGACAGGCTACCCCCAGCTTTTTAGAAGGTAAGAAAATTAAGTTGGGTCATGAAGAGAGTCCAAATGTACACTATTCAGTAGACTTTTTTTAATACGTTGAATTTGACT
The genomic region above belongs to Balaenoptera musculus isolate JJ_BM4_2016_0621 chromosome 10, mBalMus1.pri.v3, whole genome shotgun sequence and contains:
- the CREBL2 gene encoding cAMP-responsive element-binding protein-like 2, whose protein sequence is MDDSKVVGGKVKKPGKRGRKPAKIDLKAKLERSRQSARECRARKKLRYQYLEELVSSRERAICALREELEMYKQWCMAMDQGKIPSEIKALLTGEEQNKSQQNSSRHMKAGKTDANSNSW